The following proteins are encoded in a genomic region of Devosia lucknowensis:
- the uvrA gene encoding excinuclease ABC subunit UvrA, with protein sequence MKPSASQNREIIVRGAREHNLKGIDVKLPRDSLIVMTGLSGSGKSSLAFDTIYAEGQRRYVESLSAYARQFLEMMQKPDVEHIEGLSPAISIEQKTTSRNPRSTVGTVTEIYDYLRLLYARVGIPYSPATGLPIESQTVSQMVDRTLELPEGTRLYLLAPIARGRKGEFKKELADLMRKGFQRVKIDGEYHEIEDAPALDKKFKHDIEVVVDRLVVSNEISGRLAESFETALKLAEGIALVEFADEKNEDGTPRQITFSEKFACPVSGFTIAEIEPRLFSFNNPFGACPVCDGLGTEQKIDPDQIVPDPTLSLRDGAILPWSKTSAPYYQQTLQAVVKHFGASTGTAWNELPLDVQHAVLYGTDKTAINFVYDDGLRQYKTSKPFEGVIGNLERRYKETESAGMREEIEKYMSAKPCVACGGYRLKPESLAVKIDGLHIGKVTEMSIRNASQWFVDLSAKLTPTQSQIGERILKEIRDRLRFLNDVGLEYLSMSRNSGTLSGGESQRIRLASQIGSGLTGVLYVLDEPSIGLHQRDNSRLLETLQRLRDLGNTVIVVEHDEDAILTADYVLDIGPGAGVNGGNIVAEGTPQDILDHPDSLTGKYLSGRMGIPVPAQRREGKKGKALSVKGATGNNLKNVSVDVPLGMFVAITGVSGGGKSTLMIDTMYQAIARRLNGARVVPAPHDSLTGLEFLDKVIDIDQSPIGRTPRSNPATYTGAFTPLREWFAGLPEAKTRGYGPGRFSFNVKGGRCEKCEGDGVLKIEMHFLPDVYVTCDVCKGKRYNRETLEVQFKGKSISDILDMTIDEGVEFFSAVPVIRDKFATLQRVGLGYVKVGQPATTLSGGEAQRVKLSKELSKRATGRTLYMLDEPTTGLHFHDVAKLLEVLHELVDGGNTVVVIEHNLEVIKTADWIIDMGPEGGDGGGEVVAVGTPEDVAANKRSHTGTYLKEVMDRRPHFATRAAE encoded by the coding sequence TCTCCGCCTACGCGCGCCAGTTCCTCGAAATGATGCAGAAGCCCGATGTCGAGCACATCGAAGGCCTCTCGCCTGCCATTTCCATCGAGCAGAAGACCACGTCGCGCAATCCGCGCTCGACCGTCGGCACCGTCACCGAAATCTACGACTACCTGCGCCTGCTCTATGCGCGCGTCGGCATTCCCTATTCGCCGGCCACCGGCCTGCCCATCGAGAGCCAGACCGTCTCGCAGATGGTCGATCGCACCCTGGAACTGCCCGAGGGCACCCGCCTTTATCTGCTGGCCCCCATCGCCCGCGGTCGCAAGGGCGAGTTCAAGAAGGAACTGGCCGACCTGATGCGCAAGGGCTTCCAGCGCGTCAAGATCGATGGCGAATACCACGAGATCGAGGATGCTCCGGCGCTCGACAAGAAGTTCAAGCACGACATCGAGGTCGTGGTGGATCGCCTTGTGGTATCGAATGAAATCTCCGGTCGCCTCGCCGAGAGTTTTGAAACGGCGCTGAAGCTCGCCGAAGGCATTGCGCTGGTCGAATTCGCCGACGAGAAGAACGAGGACGGCACCCCGCGCCAGATCACCTTCTCCGAAAAGTTCGCCTGCCCGGTCTCCGGCTTCACCATCGCCGAAATCGAGCCGCGCCTGTTCTCGTTCAACAATCCCTTCGGCGCCTGCCCGGTCTGCGATGGCCTCGGCACCGAGCAGAAGATCGACCCCGACCAGATCGTTCCGGATCCGACCCTGTCGCTGCGCGACGGCGCCATTCTCCCCTGGTCCAAGACCAGCGCCCCCTATTACCAGCAGACCCTGCAGGCCGTGGTGAAGCACTTCGGCGCGTCGACCGGCACCGCCTGGAACGAACTGCCTTTGGACGTCCAGCATGCCGTGCTCTACGGCACCGACAAGACCGCCATCAACTTCGTCTATGACGACGGTCTGCGCCAGTACAAGACCTCCAAGCCTTTCGAAGGCGTCATCGGCAACCTTGAGCGTCGCTACAAGGAAACCGAAAGCGCCGGCATGCGCGAAGAGATCGAGAAATACATGTCCGCCAAGCCCTGCGTGGCCTGCGGCGGCTATCGGCTCAAGCCTGAATCCCTGGCGGTAAAGATCGACGGCCTGCATATCGGCAAGGTCACCGAAATGTCGATCCGCAACGCTTCTCAGTGGTTCGTCGACCTCTCGGCCAAGCTCACGCCCACCCAGTCCCAGATTGGCGAGCGCATCCTCAAGGAAATCCGCGACCGTCTGCGCTTCCTCAACGATGTCGGCCTCGAATACCTGTCCATGTCGCGCAATTCCGGCACCCTGTCGGGCGGTGAATCGCAGCGCATCCGCCTTGCCTCGCAGATCGGCTCTGGCCTCACCGGTGTGCTCTATGTCCTCGACGAGCCATCCATCGGCCTCCATCAGCGCGACAATTCCCGCCTGCTCGAAACGCTGCAGCGCCTGCGCGACCTGGGCAATACCGTCATTGTCGTCGAACACGACGAGGACGCCATCCTCACCGCCGACTACGTCCTCGACATCGGCCCGGGCGCCGGCGTCAATGGCGGCAACATCGTTGCCGAGGGTACACCGCAGGACATTCTCGACCACCCCGACAGCCTCACCGGCAAATACCTCTCGGGCCGCATGGGCATCCCGGTGCCTGCACAGCGTCGCGAGGGCAAGAAGGGCAAGGCCCTCTCGGTCAAGGGCGCCACCGGCAACAACCTCAAGAACGTCTCGGTCGACGTGCCCCTGGGCATGTTCGTTGCCATCACCGGCGTTTCCGGCGGCGGCAAGTCGACCCTCATGATCGACACCATGTACCAGGCCATCGCTCGCCGTCTCAACGGCGCACGCGTGGTTCCAGCGCCGCATGACTCGCTGACCGGCCTCGAATTCCTCGACAAGGTCATCGACATCGACCAGTCGCCGATCGGCCGCACCCCGCGGTCCAATCCGGCCACCTATACCGGCGCCTTCACGCCCCTGCGCGAGTGGTTCGCCGGCCTGCCCGAAGCCAAGACCCGCGGCTACGGCCCCGGCCGTTTCAGCTTCAACGTCAAGGGCGGCCGCTGCGAGAAATGCGAGGGCGATGGCGTTCTCAAGATCGAGATGCACTTCCTGCCCGACGTCTACGTCACCTGCGACGTCTGCAAGGGCAAGCGCTACAATCGCGAAACGCTGGAAGTCCAGTTCAAGGGCAAGTCGATCTCCGACATTCTCGACATGACCATCGACGAAGGCGTCGAGTTCTTCTCGGCGGTGCCGGTCATTCGCGACAAGTTCGCAACCCTCCAGCGCGTCGGCCTCGGCTACGTCAAGGTCGGTCAGCCCGCCACCACTCTCTCCGGCGGCGAAGCCCAGCGCGTCAAGCTCTCCAAGGAACTGAGCAAACGCGCCACCGGCCGCACGCTCTATATGCTCGACGAACCGACCACGGGCCTGCATTTCCACGACGTGGCAAAGCTTCTCGAAGTTCTCCACGAACTTGTCGATGGCGGCAACACCGTCGTGGTCATCGAGCACAATCTCGAAGTCATCAAGACCGCCGACTGGATCATCGACATGGGCCCCGAAGGCGGCGATGGCGGTGGTGAGGTCGTGGCTGTCGGCACGCCCGAGGATGTGGCCGCCAACAAGCGATCACACACCGGTACCTATCTCAAGGAAGTCATGGATCGCCGGCCCCACTTCGCGACGCGGGCGGCGGAGTAG